Proteins from a genomic interval of Caulobacter sp. NIBR1757:
- a CDS encoding spermidine synthase, which translates to MIPWLHLSTATMPGGGGTLRLMQRGQEFSIMAEGGIELMNSRLSGSEQALAGLTAERLAGRPGQRVLIGGLGMGFTLRAALAAWPKETRIVVGELAPEVVDWARGPMAAVYGGCLDDPRVSLAVGDVRDQIRGEAVWDAILLDVDNGPEGLTRRANDSLYDVAGLAAARAALKPGGVLAVWSSAPHAVFSRRVRSAGFVVEELKVKAGPGRRKASHVIWLAVKR; encoded by the coding sequence ATGATCCCCTGGCTTCACCTCTCCACCGCAACCATGCCCGGCGGCGGCGGCACCCTGCGTCTGATGCAGCGGGGCCAGGAGTTCTCGATCATGGCCGAGGGCGGCATCGAGCTGATGAACAGCCGGCTGAGCGGCTCCGAGCAGGCGCTGGCCGGGTTGACGGCGGAGCGGCTGGCCGGGCGGCCCGGGCAGCGGGTGCTGATCGGCGGCCTCGGGATGGGGTTCACCCTGCGGGCGGCGCTGGCGGCCTGGCCGAAGGAGACGCGGATCGTCGTCGGCGAACTGGCGCCCGAGGTGGTCGACTGGGCGCGGGGTCCGATGGCGGCAGTGTACGGCGGATGCCTGGACGATCCCCGGGTGAGCCTCGCGGTCGGCGACGTGCGCGATCAGATCCGCGGCGAGGCGGTGTGGGACGCCATCCTGCTCGACGTCGACAACGGGCCGGAGGGGCTGACCCGGCGGGCGAATGACAGCCTCTATGATGTGGCCGGTCTGGCGGCGGCGCGGGCGGCCTTGAAGCCAGGCGGGGTGCTGGCGGTGTGGTCCTCGGCGCCGCACGCGGTGTTCAGCAGGCGGGTGCGCTCGGCGGGGTTCGTGGTCGAGGAGCTGAAGGTCAAGGCCGGGCCAGGGCGGCGCAAGGCCAGCCATGTGATCTGGCTGGCGGTGAAGCGGTAG
- a CDS encoding crotonase/enoyl-CoA hydratase family protein produces MTEPANDRVTIDIQDGVADVRLVRTDKMNALDDAMFAALIAAGERLKTEKGVRAVVLSGEGRGFCAGLDMGNFGKMASGERSGGAGLVDTPRTESGANRAQNAVMIWRDIPVPVIAAVHGVALGGGFQLTLGADMRFVAPDTKMAVLEIKWGLVPDMAGIALLRGLVRDDVARDLTYTGRIFTGEEAFTLGIATRVCADPRAEALAAAREIAGKNPAAIRGNKRLLNLMADGDQHAILLAESVEQGALIGSPGNIEAVMANMEKRSPVFSD; encoded by the coding sequence ATGACCGAACCCGCCAACGATCGCGTCACCATCGACATCCAGGACGGCGTCGCCGATGTGCGCCTGGTCCGCACCGACAAGATGAACGCCCTGGACGACGCCATGTTCGCCGCCCTGATCGCGGCCGGCGAGCGGCTGAAGACCGAGAAAGGCGTGCGGGCCGTGGTGCTGTCGGGCGAGGGCCGGGGCTTCTGCGCCGGGCTGGACATGGGCAATTTCGGCAAGATGGCGTCCGGCGAGCGCAGCGGCGGGGCCGGCCTGGTCGATACCCCGCGCACCGAGAGCGGCGCCAACCGGGCCCAGAACGCGGTGATGATCTGGCGCGACATTCCCGTGCCGGTGATCGCCGCTGTGCATGGGGTGGCGCTGGGCGGCGGCTTTCAGCTGACCCTGGGGGCCGACATGCGCTTCGTGGCCCCCGATACGAAGATGGCGGTGCTGGAGATCAAGTGGGGCCTGGTGCCCGACATGGCCGGGATCGCCCTGCTGCGCGGGCTGGTCCGGGACGATGTGGCGCGGGACCTGACCTATACGGGGCGCATCTTCACCGGCGAGGAAGCCTTCACCCTGGGCATCGCCACCCGCGTCTGCGCCGATCCGAGGGCCGAGGCGCTGGCGGCGGCGCGTGAGATCGCCGGGAAGAACCCGGCCGCCATTCGCGGCAACAAGCGGCTGCTGAACCTGATGGCCGATGGCGACCAGCATGCGATCCTGCTGGCCGAGAGCGTCGAGCAGGGGGCGCTGATCGGCTCGCCCGGCAACATCGAGGCGGTGATGGCCAACATGGAAAAGCGGTCCCCGGTCTTCAGCGACTAG